In Lactobacillus xylocopicola, the genomic stretch TGTTGAGATTAATTTAGTGGCAGTAACCTCATCTACCTTGTAACCATCCACATTAGGATATTTGTTCATGCTTTTCTCCTTTTTCTTTTAATAACGTTTTCAGTTATAATAATATCATCTCAAAAAACAAATACTTATCAATTATCTTATTACTAATAACTATTTATTATCAGGAGAAGGCAATGAATCTCGACCATCTAGAAATATTTGTTGATTTAGCAGAAACTTTAAATTTTCGTAAAACAGCTTATCACAAAAACCTTTCTCAGCCCGCCATTTCCCAAGCTATTAACTCAGTGGAAAACGAAATTGGCGAGAAATTATTTAAACGATCACGCAGAGGTGTTGAAATTTTACCAAAGGGAAGACTTTTTTATGAAAGTATTAAGCCACTTTTAAACACCTACTACAAATCGATTCAAGAAGTGCAGCAAACCTATGATGAGCATTATGCGTTAACAATCGGCATAACTAACTCGCCTCATGAAGACGAAGTAATTCCGCTAATAATTCCTAAATTTCAAACTATTTATCCAAGTATCAAAATTTTTTTGCAAAATTATGATCATACTCAATTAAAGCGCCAGCTTGTAAACGGCGATTGCGACTTAATCTTAACTACAAAAGATGACATTGCGGATATAAAAGATGTACTTTTTCGGGAACTTTTTACGGGAAAATTTTGTGCAATTGTACCACGTACAAATTCATTATCAGAACAGAAATCACTTTCTATTTCAGATTTTCAAAACCAAAGTATTATTCTTTTAGACAATAACTGGTGCCCGCCAGAACAGCTGCGCTTACAAGAAATAATTCGGAAACAGAATACTTCTAAAAATATTTCATACGTAAACAATGTCAATACTGCCAACATTATGAGCAAATCAGGCCTGGGCAGTACATTTGCACCTGATTTTATTTGCGGCCCCGAAAATAACTTTATTAAGCCTGTCCCACTTAATTACGAAGTAAAACTAAGTTACGGAATTGCCTCTTTAAAAAGTAATAAAAAGGCTAGTATTACTTACTTTACCAACTTTGTTCAAAACGAAAGCACTTTTCAAACTTAAATGTGGTTAAAATTAAACATTATTTTTAGCAACAATAATAAAAAGGACCTTGTCCGCGGAGATAAGGTCCTTTTATTTTGACTTTTCTTATTTCATTTGTTCCTGAACTTCAGCAGCAAAGTCTTCTTGCTTCTTTTCAATGCCTTCGCCCACTTCGTAGCGGTTAAAAGCAACAACTTCGCAGCCCTCTGACTTAGCATATTCAGCTACTGTCATGTCACCATCTTTGACGTATGGTTGATCAACTAGACAGATTTCGCTCAAGTACTTGTTAACCCGGCCTTCAACAATCTTAGGAATAATGTTGGCAGGCTTGCCCTCATTTTCGGTTTCCTTAGTGAAGACAGCTTTGTGGCGGTCAAAGTCAGCCTTTGGTACAGATGCTTTATTCAAGTATTCTGGGTTAATTGCGGCAACGTGCATCGCAATATTCTTAGCCGCTTCTTCATTGTCACCCTTCAAGGTAACAACCGCAACAATTGCACCACCGTTGTGCTTGTATGCCCCGAATACTTCATCATCGTTCTTGGTAATCAAGTCAAATCTTCTCAAAGTGATTTTTTCACCAATAACAGCCGTTAAGCCAGTAATTGAGTCACCAATTGTGGCATCACCCATTGGAGCCTTCAAGGCTGCTTCAACGTTAGCCGGTTTAGCGGCCAAAATAGCCTTGGTTACACCATCAACTAACTTAATAAACTTGTCGTTTGATGAAACAAAGTCGGTTTCTGAGTTGATCTCAACTAAGACTGCAGTGTTACCACTAAAGGCAAACTCAGCCAGCCCTTCAGCGGCAATTCGTCCGCTCTTCTTAGCAGCTTTAGCAATGCCGCTCTCTCTTAAAATATCAATTGCCTGCTCGATGTCCCCATTAGCTTCAACCAAAGCCTTTTTGGAATCCATCATTCCGGCACCAGTACGATCACGTAACTCTTTAACTTGTTTAGCAGTAATATTTGCCATTGCTGTTTCCTTCCCAATAAAAGCTGATAATAGAACTAGTCTTCGTTTGAGCTCTCTTCAGTTGCAGCTGTTTCTGCTGCAGTATCAGCAGTTTCGCTAGCCTTAGTCATTTCCGCTTCAGCACTTGCACTGCTGTCGTCTGCACCTTGCTTACCTTCAATAACAGCATCAGACATTGCACCTGAAATCAGGCGAATTGCACGAATTGCATCATCATTTGAAGGGATAACTACATCAACTGGATCTGGATCAGTGTTGGTGTCAACCATGGCTACAACTGGAATACCTAAGATGTTAGCTTCATGAACGGCAATCTTTTCCTTCTTCGGATCAACTACAAACAAGACGTCTGGGATTCTTGGCATATCCTCGATACCACCTAAGAATCTTTCCAGCTTGTCCATTTCTTTTGTCAGCAGAGAGGCTTCCTTCTTTGGTAATACATCAAAGGTACCGTCTTCTGACATCTTCTTTAAGTCTTTTAATCTTTGTACCCGGCTCTGGATGGTCTTCCAGTTAGTCAAAGTACCGCCAAGCCAGCGTTGGTTAACAAAATATTGACCAGCACGGGTTGCTTCTTCAGCAATTGCGTCTTGCGCTTGTTTCTTCGTACCAACAAAGAGAATAACGCCACCGTCTTGAGCAACGGCTCTAACGAAGTTGTAAGCGTCATCCAGCATTTTGATGGTTTTCTGCAGGTCAATGATGTAAATACCATTTCTCTGCGTGAAAATGTAGGGAGCCATCTTGGGATCCCATCTTCTCGTTTGGTGACCAAAGTGGACACCTGCTTCAAGCAATTGTTTCATCGAAACTTCTGACATAATAATTCCTCCTATGGTTTTAATCCTCTCAAGCGGTCACTTCAACGTTCCACCATTGTGTGGCACCAAAACGCTGATCGCCCTTGATGTTTTTTACGAGTGTGGCTAATAAAGCACACCTTAAAATCATACTAGATTTGACTTTAAGATGCAAGGCTAAAAATCAATTGCATGGCTGTGTAAGAACTTTTCCTTCCACGTTCGCGGATGATGCTTGAACCAATACTCCCGCTTCATTGCCAGTTTTTTATCAGTAAATTCTTCATGATAAATCAGCCGGACTGGCCGGCGTGCCTTGGTGTACTTGGCGCCCTTACCACTATTATGTGCCTTCAGCCGCTTATCTAAATCATCGGTAAAACCACCATAAAAGCTGCCGTCCTGACACAAAAGCACATAAAAATAGTAAGGCTTTTGCTCTTGTCGCTTCGTTTTTTCTTCCGGCACTTCCCGGATAATTTGCTGAATTGGTGGCAAGTAGTTGCCCTCTTGGTCATGCACCACAATGGCGTCTTTCAAAACCAAACCGTCACTCGCAGTATGCTTAACAGCTTCAACAACAATTAGGTTACTGTCTTCGCCGCGGTGCGACACGTAAGGCTGCACTACTTTTACACTAAGATCATGCTTCAGACAAAAATGAGCTATTTCACCCAACCGTTCAGGACGGTGTACCATGAACAGTTTTCCTTTCATTTTTAACAGACTACTAGCGACCATAATTATTTCTTTTAGATTGATCAAAAGTTCATGGCGAGCGATGGCTTTTTGGGGGTCAGGATTAACCTTGTGGTCTTTGGCGACTTTAAAATATGGTGGATTAACCACCACCACGTCATAAGTGTCTTTACGCAAAAAGCTGGTACAGTCTTTGACATTATCTTGAAAAATCTGAATTCGATTTTCCATTTGGTTTAACTCCAGCGACCGCCTCCCTTGAGAAACGGCCTGCGCTTGAATCTCCACTGCGTCATACTTGGCCCGGTTAAAATAGGCCATGTACATCGTAGCCGCGCAGTTGCCCGCACAAAGGTCGGCGACCTTCGACCAATCCCGGATTGACTCCTTTGCGGTTGCCGCCAATAGCAGCGTATCAAGCGAAAAGCTGAAGGAATCTTGATCCTGGATAATTCTCATGTGGTCACTGTACATGTAGTCAATTCGTTCATTTTTTTGCAAATTGTCCATAAAAATTTCATCCTCTCCCCAAGCTCTGCTATAATATTTTACATCAATTGGAGGAATTTATGTTTTATTATTTCATTCGTCCCGTTGCCCGCTTCATTGTTTGGGTACTTAACGGACACTTACACGTCAACCATCAAGACCGGATTCCAAGTGGAAATTACATTCTCGCTGCACCCCACCGCACCTGGTGGGAACCGATTCTCTTTGCTTTGGCTGCCAGTCCCAAGGAATTCATGTTTATGGCCAAGCGAGAATTATTTAAAAATCCCTTCTTACGCTTTATTTTAACTCATGCGCATGCATTTCCGGTCGACCGTGACAATCCCGGTCCCTCAGCGCTCAAAATCCCCATTACCGGACTAAAAAAAGGCAACTATTCTTTAATTATTTTCCCTTCAGGAACGCGGCATTCAACCGAGCTTAAGGGTGGTGCCATTGCCATTGCCAAACTTTCGGGTAAACCGATTGTTCCCGCTGTTTACCAGGGGCCGTTAACTTTCACGGGGCTACTCAAGCGACAACCTCTGGAAATTTGCTTTGGTGATGCCATTCAAGTTGACCGCAAAGTTAAGCTAACCCGCGAAAATGAACAAAGTTTGGACGAACAAATGCAGAATGCTTGGGCCCAACTTGACTACGAGCAAGACCCCGACTTCCACTATCAGCCAAAATAAAAAGATTGAATTTTGATTGAATTCAATCTTTTTTATAGTGTTAAAATAACCATGCAATAGTTGATATGGAGGAAAACAAAATTGTTAGAAAAAACATTCTATAAAAAATTACTGAGTAAATCATTTCCCTTTCCAGTAAAGGTAACATACTGGGATAATAAAAGCGAAATTTATGGAAATGGCCATCCTGAGATTGAAATTACTTTTAATGAAAAGATTCCGACCACGGCTATTCTAAATAACGCATCATTAGCCCTCGGTGAAGCCTATATGGACCAAAAAATCGAAGTCAAAGGAAGCATGCAAAAGTTGATTTGTGGAGCTTATGAAAGTTCAAACAGCTTTTTACGATCAAGTAAATTTCGGAAATTTATGCCACATGACAAGCACACCAAACAACAAAGCGAAAAAGACGTACAAAGTCACTACGACATTGGCAATGACTTTTATGAATTGTGGCTTGACCCTACCCTCACCTATTCTTGCGCGTATTTTGAGGAAGATAATCAAGACGATTTGGAAAGGGCACAGATTGCCAAAATCTATCACATCCTCGACAAGCTGCATCCCCAAAAGGGCAAAACTTTGCTAGATATTGGTTGCGGTTGGGGTACATTAATGTTAACTGCGGCCCAAAAGTACGGTTTAAAGGTTACCGGGGTGACCCTCAGTGAAGAACAGTATAAACTAGTTCAAAAGAAAATTTACGATCAGAATTTACAAGACGTGGCCGAAGTCAAGCTGGAAGACTACCGTGAATTGGGCAACCAAGAATGGGATTACATCACCTCGGTTGGGATGTTTGAGCACGTCGGCCAAGAAAACCTAGATCAGTATTTTGCCGATGTGGCCAAATACCTTAAAGACGACGGAGTTGCACTCATTCATGGCATTACCCGGCAGCAGGGCGGAGCAAGCAACGCTTGGCTTGACAAATATATTTTCCCAGGTGGCTATTTGCCAGGGCTAAGTGAAAACATCAACCACATTGTGGCTAACAACCTGCAAATTGATGACCTGGAAATGCTGCGGCGCCATTACCAACGAACAATTGAAATTTGGGATCGTAACTTCAACCAGCAACGCCCAGTCATCGAAAAGAAGATGGGTGAACGCTTCACCAGAATGTGGGACTTATACCTGCAGGCCTGTGCCGCCTCCTTTGAGTCAGGCAACATTGATGTTGTCCAATACCTGTTAACGAAGGGCCCTTCCGGCAAGAATTTGCCAATGACTCGGGACTATATGGTAGCCCAATAATAGCTCACTTGAAAGCAAAAGAGGATAACTTTAACGTCATCCTCTTTTTTAATTTAAACTATTATTTAAAAATCTTGCCTGGGTTGAGGATAGTATTCGGATCAAACAATCCCTTAACTTGCCGTAACAATTCAGTATAATCATGACCATAAAAGTCTTCATAGTACCCAGCCCGGGCATAGCCGATTCCGTGCTCTCCGGACATGTTACCGTCAAGCGCCTTGGCAGTCTTGTACAATTCAGAAATAACCTTATCGCTAGTCTTAGCATACTCCTCATCATTCATTTCATCGGAACAAAGGTAAATATGCAAGTTGCCGTCGCCGGCGTGGCCAAAGTTTGGAATACGGATATGTAGCTCATTTTCCAGCTCTTCAATCCGGTTTAAGACATCAGGAATGTGGTCGATTGGAACACAGACGTCAATTTCATCCATCTTCGGCGTTGACTGCTGGATTGCCAATAACAACTGTTCCCGGCACTGCCAAATCTTCTTGGCTTCGTCCGATTCTGCATCCAAGACAATTGCGCTTTCCGCCTGGTAATCTTTTACCGCTGCTAGGGCCTGCTTCAATTCAGCTTGCCATTCCTCATCGGTGAAGGAGTCAAAGCCTAGAATGATAAAACCATTACCATTTTTAACTGGGAATTCTTGCCCAGCAAACTTCTCCCACAAGTCAATTACCGTGCGTCCCATGAATTCGACGGTTGTCGGTACTACACCTGAAGCCAAGATAGCTGGAACCGACTTAATTGCATCGTTCAAGCTTGGGTATGGAATGACCGCATTGATGGACTTATGCGGTCTTGGATAGAGCCGCAGAGTAACTTCTGTAATAACTGCCAAAGTACCTTCAGCACCAATTACTAAGTCCTTGAGTGAGTATCCCGACGAAGACTTAACCGCCTTTGAGCCAAACTTGTACAGTTTACCGTTAGTTAAAACGACCTTCAATTCACGAATATGTTCCCTCGTAACGCCGTATTTAATAGCCTTCAAGCCCCCAGCATTAGTGGAAACATTGCCGGCCACCGTGGCCCAGTGCATGGCTGGAGCTGGCATATAAGCAAAAGGCTTGTCTTCGAGGTAAGCATCGAGATCATTCAGTCTCAAGCCGGCTTGCACCGTCATGGTTAGACTATCCGGATCATAACTCAAGACCTTGTTCATCTTGATCATATCCAGTGAAATGCCACCATCAACAGACAGGTTGGCACCCATCAATCCGGTTGAATTGCCTCGTGGTACTAAAGGAATGTGATTATCATTGGCATACTTAACCACGTGCATCACTTCTTCATTGTTTACCGGCTGAATGACTAGGTCAGGCTTAGCTCTAACTGTGCCAAACTGGTCATGGTCCCAGTGGTCGTCGGGCTCAGTAATAAAGCGGTCTGGGTCAGAGACGAACTTACGCAACTTGTCCAAGTCAGTTTGATTAATTTGATGATATTCCATAGAAAAATCTCCCTCTTTATTGTTCAAAAATATTTTAGCTGTTTTTCTAATACAATAAATTTACTCTTTTATGTAAACGTTATCAAGAAATTTTTCAATAAAAAACACGAATTTTTAAAAAATCCGTGTCTTAGCTTATTTTTGACTATTCTGCAAGGTATAAAGGTTGTAATAGTAGCCCTTTTGCGTAAGTAATTGCTCATGCGTACCGCGTTCAACAATCTTGCCCTCATCAAGGACAATAATTTGGTCAGCATCAACAATTGTCGACAGTCGGTGGGCGATTGCCAGTGTGGTTCGGCCCTTACGCAAACTCTTTAGTCCTTGTTGAATCAGCGTTTCCGTTTCGGTATCAACATTTGCCGTTGCTTCATCCAGCACTAAAATCTTAGGGTCAGTTACCAGGGTACGCGCAAATGAAATCAGTTGCCGCTGGCCTTGACTAAATTCACTGCCGCCTTCGCCCACTTTGGCATGATATTTATCGGGCAGGTTGGCAATGAAGCCATCAGCTTGAACGGTCTGTGCGGCAGCTTCAATCTGCTGGTCGCTAATCTGGTCATTATAGAGTCTGATATTTGAATTGATATCCCCATAAAACATGAACGGTTCCTGCAAAACCAGTCCTAATTTTGCCCGCAACTCTTCTTTAGGATACTTTTTAATGTTCACGCCATCGATCAAGACCTCTCCCTGATAGAACTCATAGAAGCGCATCATTACGTTAATAATCGAGCTCTTCCCCGAGCCAGTATGACCAACAATGCCCAGTGTTTCACCCGGATTAACAGTAAAGGAAATGTCATGCAGAATTTCATGCTCGCCATCATAAGAAAAACTGACGTGTTTAAATTCGATCTTACCTTGGGTGATGGTTAGACCCTGCTGGGCCTCTTGCGCTGGCTCGTAATCGGTATTATCCAAAATCCGAAAGATTCGCTTGCCGGCAACAATCCCGTCCTGGAAGAAAGTCATCTGATCCATCATATTAGCAATCGGATTGAAAAACTGCGAGATGTACTGTGAAAAGGCGTAAACCACTCCGGCTGGTACAAAAGTTTTCTGCAAGGGAAAGCCAAAGTACATTAAAGTAAGGGCCAAGGCCAAGGAATACAGGAAGCTAGTCAAGGGTGACAATAAAAGTGAGTTCAAATTGATCATGGCAAAACGCGTCTTCATCAGCGCAGCATTTTCCTGCTCAAAGTTAGCGGTCATCCGCTCCTCTTGCTTAAATTGCTGAATTAAAGCAACCCCTTCAATTGACTCATTTAAATTCGTATTAATTCGACTAAGGCGCTCGCGATAATTGCGATAGAGCTTAGAACTGCGCTTAGAATACTGCCAAATAATTAGTAAAAGTAATGGCAGAAAAGCTAACACAATTAACCCCGCCAAAAAGTTGGTAGTAAACATGGCCACTAAAGCAGAAAAAATCGCGAAAAAGGACATCACCACACTGGACAGCACCGTTAAAAAGTTACTCAGCGTCATCGTATCATTGGTTACTCGCGATACGATTGAGCCGGCTGGCGTCTGGTCAAAGTAGCGCATTCCCAGTGTGTGCAACTTTTGATATAGTTCACCGCGCAAACCTTCCAGCGACTTCTCTGAACCCAAGGCAAAAAAGTACTCATAGGTAAACTGTAAGCCCCCCTTAAGCAAAGAGCCCAAGGCATAGAGCAGACCGGCAAATAAAATCACCTGGCTAGTGACATCAGTCTTAATTAAGTAATTGTCCAAAAAATACTGCAACCCATAAGGTAGCAACACATTAATGACACTAACTAGAAAGGCACCAATACCGGCAATCAGCATTTCTCGTTTAAAGTGCATGACAAAGCGTAGCAGCCGTTTAAAGATACTAAGCTGCTCTTTAACGGGAATTTCTTGCGACCACACCGACTGCATATGTTCATTGTCCATCCTTACTCACCTACCTTTTCTTCTAGTTCCTGACGTTGCCACATGTCCGCATACCAACCTTGCTGAGCCAGCAACTGCTCGTGGGTACCACGTTCGACAATTTGCCCATCTTTTAGCACCAAGATCAGATCCGCCTTCATCACTGAAGTCAACCTATGGGTAGCAATCATAGTCGTCTTGCCGGCCCGCTCTTGCCGCAAGGACTGTAAAATCGCCTGCTCTGTTCTGGCATCAACAGCTGATAAGGCATCATCCAGAATCAAAAGTTGACTCTGCTTGAGTAAGGCACGCGCAATCGACATGCGCTGCTTTTGCCCACCTGAGAGCGAAACACCGTTTTCACCAACCAAAGTGTTATAACCACCCGGCATTTGCAAGATATCATTGTGCAGATCACTCTTCTTTGCGGCGGCCACAACCGCATCCTCAGCTGAATTAACCTTAGAAAAGGCAATGTTCTTTTGAATACTGGTTGAAAACAAGTAGTTATCTTGGGGTACATAAGAAATGGCCCGCAATAAGACGTTAAGAGGAATCTCGCGAATATCGTGTCCATTTAGGGTGATTTGCCCCTCATACTGGTCAAACTCACGAAGCAAGAGCTGAATAATGGTCGTTTTGCCTGCACCTACTTTACCAACTAGGCCAAGTGTCTGGCCCGTTTTAAGTGTGAAGTCCACCCCATGCAAAACCGGTATCTGCGGTTCATCAGGATAGGCAAACGACTTAATATGAAAGCTCAAGTCCCCGTTAATAGCAGCTGCATCAAGTTGCGGATTAGCATGTTGATCCGTAATTGCCGGCTGTTCATCGAGAAGCTTTTCCACACGATCATAGCTGGCACTTCCCCGCTCCAAAATATTAAAGAGATAGCCGATGGCAAACATCGGCCAAACCATGTTGCCGATATAGGCAATAAAGGAAACTAGCTGGCCAATCGACAACACCTGGTTACTGACTAGCAGGCCACCATAAATAATCGTGATGGTATAGGTCAGACCTATCAGTAAGGTCCCCAGTGGATCAAACAGCGAATCCCACTTGAAGACCCGCTTGTTAATATTAATCGTTTCAGCCGTCATCTGTTGAAAAGCGGCGGTATCTTCCTTACCTTGACCAAAGGTCTTCAACACTTTAATTCCTGACACAGATTCTTGAGTTTTGTTGTTTAACCGTGAGAAAGCCGCTTGCGACTGGTCGAAGGCGTCATGCAACTGGTCGCCCAGTTTCCAAGCGCCCCAAGCCAAGAAGGGCAAAGGAATAAGCGCTACAACGGTCAATCGCCAATCGACAAAAACAATCATGGCGACCATCGTTGAAACACTCATAATCAGTGAATCGACTAGCGTTAAAACCCCTTCTCCAGCTACTTCCTGCACCGCCGAAATGTCATTGGTGGCGTGGGCCATGAGGTCACCGGTCCGGTGCCGCTGGTAAAAGGTGCGGTCCATTTCCATAAAGTGAGCAAATAGCTTTGCTCGCAACTGCAACTCTAATTCAGCTGAACCACCCCAAATTTGGCGGCGCCAAAAATAGCGGAAACCATATAGTAGTAATGCCGCCAGGATAATGGCCAGAATTAACATCCCATACTCCTGCCAGCTAATATGTCCCAACTCTAACTGATCGGCCATCAGGCCCAAAATTCGCGGTGGCACCAAGTTAACGATCGAAGTCAGAGCCAAAAAGGTCACACCGACTAAGTACCGCTTACGTTCTTTTTTAAAGAACCAACCCAATTTAAAAAAAATTTTCATTTTTCACCTATCTTACATAAACAAAAAGGCGGAGATAGCTCCGTCTTTCTTTTCAATCTAGCAAGATGCTTATTTTTGATGCTTCATCATGCTCATCACTTGGTTTACCTTCTTGGCTGAAGGTTTCTGTCCCATCTGTGACATCATGGCAACAATCATCTCTTCACTGATTGGCGGATTATCCTTAAAGTACTTCTTCATATACGTTCTAGCACCAAAGAAGCCACCTACTAGGCCCAATACTAACGCTAGCACGATTAAAAAGATCGCTAATCCTAAATTCATAAATATCACCTCATATCCAATAGATATATCTTACCTAAAATCCAGCTAAAATCAAAGAGCAAAGTTAATCTTTTCTTAAACCTTTTTGACGTTGCGCCTGCTTGGCTTTTTCCGATGTGACTTCCTTACCATTTTTGTCAACAATTACCAGATTTTCAACATCTTGCTTAAAGCTGGCCCGAAAATTCTTGATAAATTCCTGATGCAGCTCAGCCCGCTCTTTTTCTTCTGCAGCGGTCAAACCCGTCGACTTCTTCTTATGATATAGCTCGTTGATCCGGTTAATCAGCTTTTTTTCATTATCTTCAGTCATTTTTTCCACCTCTTACCTAAAGCAGTCTACCTTATTTTTACCAAGAAAAAAAGTTCAAAATTCTTAGAACGCTTGTTTGCACTAATCGAAAAAATCTGCTAAACTTAACTTAACCAAAAAATCGTCAACTAAGGGAGCACAATCATGACTATCAGACAAACTAATAAACAACTGGAAATTTTACGTTATATCTATGATACCGTCCAAAAACGGGGCTTTCCGCCAACCGTTCGGGAAATTTGTGAAGGGGTTAACCTCTCTTCCACTTCAACGGTTCATGGCCACCTTTCAAGGCTCGAACGCAAGGGCTTAATCGTTAAAGATGCCACCAAACCACGCGCTTTGGAAATTACTGAGGAGGGTAAACAAGCCCTAGGCATTAAGCCGACCGAAATCCCCATCGTCGGTGTAGTCACTGCGGGGCAACCAATCTTAGCGGTTGAAGATATCGACGACTACTTCCCTCTGCCACCTGATTTTGCCAATGAAGCGGGCGAGCTCTTTATGCTCACGGTTCAGGGCGAGAGTATGATTAATGCCGGTATTTTGAATGGCGACAATGTAATTGTGCGCAAGCAAAATTCA encodes the following:
- a CDS encoding LysR family transcriptional regulator, which codes for MNLDHLEIFVDLAETLNFRKTAYHKNLSQPAISQAINSVENEIGEKLFKRSRRGVEILPKGRLFYESIKPLLNTYYKSIQEVQQTYDEHYALTIGITNSPHEDEVIPLIIPKFQTIYPSIKIFLQNYDHTQLKRQLVNGDCDLILTTKDDIADIKDVLFRELFTGKFCAIVPRTNSLSEQKSLSISDFQNQSIILLDNNWCPPEQLRLQEIIRKQNTSKNISYVNNVNTANIMSKSGLGSTFAPDFICGPENNFIKPVPLNYEVKLSYGIASLKSNKKASITYFTNFVQNESTFQT
- the tsf gene encoding translation elongation factor Ts translates to MANITAKQVKELRDRTGAGMMDSKKALVEANGDIEQAIDILRESGIAKAAKKSGRIAAEGLAEFAFSGNTAVLVEINSETDFVSSNDKFIKLVDGVTKAILAAKPANVEAALKAPMGDATIGDSITGLTAVIGEKITLRRFDLITKNDDEVFGAYKHNGGAIVAVVTLKGDNEEAAKNIAMHVAAINPEYLNKASVPKADFDRHKAVFTKETENEGKPANIIPKIVEGRVNKYLSEICLVDQPYVKDGDMTVAEYAKSEGCEVVAFNRYEVGEGIEKKQEDFAAEVQEQMK
- the rpsB gene encoding 30S ribosomal protein S2, coding for MSEVSMKQLLEAGVHFGHQTRRWDPKMAPYIFTQRNGIYIIDLQKTIKMLDDAYNFVRAVAQDGGVILFVGTKKQAQDAIAEEATRAGQYFVNQRWLGGTLTNWKTIQSRVQRLKDLKKMSEDGTFDVLPKKEASLLTKEMDKLERFLGGIEDMPRIPDVLFVVDPKKEKIAVHEANILGIPVVAMVDTNTDPDPVDVVIPSNDDAIRAIRLISGAMSDAVIEGKQGADDSSASAEAEMTKASETADTAAETAATEESSNED
- a CDS encoding GIY-YIG nuclease family protein; its protein translation is MDNLQKNERIDYMYSDHMRIIQDQDSFSFSLDTLLLAATAKESIRDWSKVADLCAGNCAATMYMAYFNRAKYDAVEIQAQAVSQGRRSLELNQMENRIQIFQDNVKDCTSFLRKDTYDVVVVNPPYFKVAKDHKVNPDPQKAIARHELLINLKEIIMVASSLLKMKGKLFMVHRPERLGEIAHFCLKHDLSVKVVQPYVSHRGEDSNLIVVEAVKHTASDGLVLKDAIVVHDQEGNYLPPIQQIIREVPEEKTKRQEQKPYYFYVLLCQDGSFYGGFTDDLDKRLKAHNSGKGAKYTKARRPVRLIYHEEFTDKKLAMKREYWFKHHPRTWKEKFLHSHAIDF
- a CDS encoding lysophospholipid acyltransferase family protein, whose product is MFYYFIRPVARFIVWVLNGHLHVNHQDRIPSGNYILAAPHRTWWEPILFALAASPKEFMFMAKRELFKNPFLRFILTHAHAFPVDRDNPGPSALKIPITGLKKGNYSLIIFPSGTRHSTELKGGAIAIAKLSGKPIVPAVYQGPLTFTGLLKRQPLEICFGDAIQVDRKVKLTRENEQSLDEQMQNAWAQLDYEQDPDFHYQPK
- a CDS encoding SAM-dependent methyltransferase yields the protein MLEKTFYKKLLSKSFPFPVKVTYWDNKSEIYGNGHPEIEITFNEKIPTTAILNNASLALGEAYMDQKIEVKGSMQKLICGAYESSNSFLRSSKFRKFMPHDKHTKQQSEKDVQSHYDIGNDFYELWLDPTLTYSCAYFEEDNQDDLERAQIAKIYHILDKLHPQKGKTLLDIGCGWGTLMLTAAQKYGLKVTGVTLSEEQYKLVQKKIYDQNLQDVAEVKLEDYRELGNQEWDYITSVGMFEHVGQENLDQYFADVAKYLKDDGVALIHGITRQQGGASNAWLDKYIFPGGYLPGLSENINHIVANNLQIDDLEMLRRHYQRTIEIWDRNFNQQRPVIEKKMGERFTRMWDLYLQACAASFESGNIDVVQYLLTKGPSGKNLPMTRDYMVAQ
- a CDS encoding FAD-binding oxidoreductase, whose product is MEYHQINQTDLDKLRKFVSDPDRFITEPDDHWDHDQFGTVRAKPDLVIQPVNNEEVMHVVKYANDNHIPLVPRGNSTGLMGANLSVDGGISLDMIKMNKVLSYDPDSLTMTVQAGLRLNDLDAYLEDKPFAYMPAPAMHWATVAGNVSTNAGGLKAIKYGVTREHIRELKVVLTNGKLYKFGSKAVKSSSGYSLKDLVIGAEGTLAVITEVTLRLYPRPHKSINAVIPYPSLNDAIKSVPAILASGVVPTTVEFMGRTVIDLWEKFAGQEFPVKNGNGFIILGFDSFTDEEWQAELKQALAAVKDYQAESAIVLDAESDEAKKIWQCREQLLLAIQQSTPKMDEIDVCVPIDHIPDVLNRIEELENELHIRIPNFGHAGDGNLHIYLCSDEMNDEEYAKTSDKVISELYKTAKALDGNMSGEHGIGYARAGYYEDFYGHDYTELLRQVKGLFDPNTILNPGKIFK
- a CDS encoding ABC transporter ATP-binding protein, which produces MDNEHMQSVWSQEIPVKEQLSIFKRLLRFVMHFKREMLIAGIGAFLVSVINVLLPYGLQYFLDNYLIKTDVTSQVILFAGLLYALGSLLKGGLQFTYEYFFALGSEKSLEGLRGELYQKLHTLGMRYFDQTPAGSIVSRVTNDTMTLSNFLTVLSSVVMSFFAIFSALVAMFTTNFLAGLIVLAFLPLLLLIIWQYSKRSSKLYRNYRERLSRINTNLNESIEGVALIQQFKQEERMTANFEQENAALMKTRFAMINLNSLLLSPLTSFLYSLALALTLMYFGFPLQKTFVPAGVVYAFSQYISQFFNPIANMMDQMTFFQDGIVAGKRIFRILDNTDYEPAQEAQQGLTITQGKIEFKHVSFSYDGEHEILHDISFTVNPGETLGIVGHTGSGKSSIINVMMRFYEFYQGEVLIDGVNIKKYPKEELRAKLGLVLQEPFMFYGDINSNIRLYNDQISDQQIEAAAQTVQADGFIANLPDKYHAKVGEGGSEFSQGQRQLISFARTLVTDPKILVLDEATANVDTETETLIQQGLKSLRKGRTTLAIAHRLSTIVDADQIIVLDEGKIVERGTHEQLLTQKGYYYNLYTLQNSQK